One genomic segment of Luteitalea sp. includes these proteins:
- a CDS encoding DUF374 domain-containing protein, with protein MWQVSPWKRLQIAAIAGVGAPLAGLLGRTLRWRADGAEAYGEVLAGGRRPIMAFWHGRILPATLFFRDRGIVVITSENFDGEWIARIIRRFGYGAARGSSSRGAVRALVQLKRLMAAGKPTAFTVDGPRGPARVAQPGALWLAKATGNPILPFHIEAAQYWTVRSWDRTQVPRPFSDVAVAIGSPFYVAADTDNDALEVRRRELEKELRRLEERALEMIRG; from the coding sequence ATGTGGCAAGTCTCCCCCTGGAAGCGTCTACAGATTGCGGCCATCGCCGGTGTTGGCGCGCCGCTGGCGGGCCTGCTGGGACGGACACTCCGGTGGCGCGCCGATGGGGCGGAGGCGTACGGCGAGGTGCTCGCCGGCGGGCGCCGGCCGATCATGGCGTTTTGGCATGGCCGCATCCTGCCCGCGACGCTCTTCTTTCGTGATCGGGGCATTGTCGTCATCACGAGTGAGAATTTCGATGGTGAATGGATTGCCCGGATCATTCGGCGTTTCGGTTACGGAGCGGCGCGTGGCTCCAGCTCGCGTGGCGCAGTGCGTGCGCTGGTGCAGCTCAAGCGCTTGATGGCGGCCGGCAAGCCAACGGCGTTCACGGTGGACGGTCCGCGGGGGCCAGCCCGCGTCGCGCAGCCTGGCGCGCTTTGGCTGGCGAAGGCCACGGGCAATCCCATCCTTCCGTTCCATATCGAAGCCGCGCAATATTGGACCGTGCGCAGTTGGGATCGCACACAAGTGCCGCGGCCATTCAGCGATGTGGCGGTCGCCATCGGCTCACCCTTTTACGTCGCCGCCGACACCGACAACGACGCCCTCGAGGTGAGGCGGCGGGAGCTCGAGAAGGAGCTCCGCCGTCTAGAGGAGCGGGCGCTCGAGATGATCCGCGGATAG
- a CDS encoding histone deacetylase: MGCLLVSSERFQDHVTPPGHPECVERGEVMSRVAARWREEGHSVVAPRPATDTELERVHDAGYIAALAETGGQAVKLDADTYTSPQSYEIARLAAGAACQAVEHALGQDSVACAFVRPPGHHAERTRAMGFCLFNNVAVAAAHAMARGVSRVAIVDIDVHHGNGTQWMFYDEARVLYLSMHQSSFYPGTGAADEIGRGAGAGTTVNLPLEAGATDADYGRVWADVADPVLEAFRPELLLVSAGFDAHVRDPLAYMRLSTAGFEAIARALWYRAQAACHGRMAIITEGGYDLEALEESLSMVLRIVGNPAEAAPWAHDGAPSPRGDAAVTAVRAALRAYWPTL; this comes from the coding sequence GTGGGATGTCTGCTGGTTAGTAGCGAACGATTCCAGGATCACGTCACGCCGCCGGGGCACCCCGAGTGTGTGGAGCGTGGCGAAGTCATGTCGCGCGTTGCGGCGCGATGGCGCGAAGAGGGACACAGTGTGGTCGCGCCGCGGCCGGCGACCGACACGGAGCTGGAGCGGGTCCATGACGCCGGCTACATCGCAGCGCTTGCGGAGACGGGCGGGCAAGCGGTGAAGCTCGACGCCGATACGTACACGTCGCCGCAGTCGTACGAGATCGCGCGTCTTGCGGCGGGCGCGGCCTGCCAAGCCGTGGAGCATGCGCTCGGACAGGACTCGGTCGCCTGCGCGTTCGTGCGCCCGCCGGGCCACCACGCCGAGCGTACGCGTGCCATGGGTTTCTGCCTGTTCAACAACGTGGCCGTCGCAGCGGCCCATGCGATGGCGCGCGGCGTCTCGCGCGTGGCGATTGTCGACATCGACGTCCACCACGGCAATGGCACGCAGTGGATGTTCTATGACGAGGCGCGGGTGCTGTATCTCTCCATGCACCAGTCATCCTTTTATCCCGGGACGGGTGCGGCCGATGAGATCGGCCGTGGTGCCGGCGCAGGAACAACGGTGAACCTGCCCCTCGAAGCAGGGGCGACGGACGCCGATTACGGACGCGTGTGGGCGGATGTGGCCGATCCCGTGCTGGAGGCGTTCCGACCGGAGCTCCTCCTCGTATCGGCAGGCTTCGATGCCCACGTCCGCGATCCGCTGGCGTACATGCGCCTATCGACGGCCGGATTCGAGGCCATCGCTCGGGCCCTGTGGTACCGTGCGCAGGCAGCGTGCCATGGGCGCATGGCCATCATCACCGAAGGTGGCTACGACCTGGAAGCGCTCGAGGAGTCGCTCTCGATGGTGCTGCGAATCGTCGGCAACCCGGCAGAAGCGGCACCGTGGGCGCACGATGGAGCGCCCTCGCCGCGCGGCGATGCGGCAGTAACTGCTGTTCGCGCGGCCCTTCGGGCCTATTGGCCTACGTTATAA
- a CDS encoding 4Fe-4S dicluster domain-containing protein, with the protein MSLLEVWTFRVLVIAAVALFGVQMATRIRLVADGPRNLSADRLPERVRRFVVDVLLQARVIRSKPWVGFAHLFVFWGFVAFAGFTLVESLRGLGIIDLSETGWFHAYRIVLTPFAVAVLIGILFLLGRRVIVRPPALGRTVSKESVLIGLFIAALMATFLLDLRLEGVEARVNWWAHMVVILAFLVLIPDSKHLHLILSPITVFLKSPVLGDVPNLDFEREEVGFEAVKDLPAKQRLDAFTCVECGRCQEACPAFATGKLLNPKKLILDAERAMLAGRLDAKLVDLFDENVLWQCTTCGACESQCPVGIEHLPLIIGARRGLVSNGEAPGYLGPVFNGLERRGNIWGLTYDQRDKFLASTGVETFDPARHTYLVWLGCAGAFEADYQKALRALFELLRAHGATFGVLAKERCNGDPAKRTGNEYMFQELATQNVEELQRAGATKIVTSCPHCLKTLGEDYRAFGFNAEVVHSAVLMAELTRGVQLATDDEVTFHDPCYLGRYGGHTEEPRALLQRVGAKVREPVRSRDNPFCCGAGGGLLFEEQEPGKRISQERLEQLQATGAGTVVMACPFCSIMLKGARASAQASTEMVDLMSYVNGKLRDQGVKGPRDRG; encoded by the coding sequence AGCCGTCGCGCTCTTCGGTGTGCAGATGGCCACGCGGATTCGGCTGGTGGCCGATGGGCCGCGAAACCTGAGCGCAGATCGGCTCCCAGAGCGTGTCCGTCGGTTCGTCGTCGACGTTCTCCTTCAAGCACGTGTGATTCGATCGAAGCCGTGGGTGGGCTTTGCTCATCTGTTCGTGTTCTGGGGCTTTGTCGCGTTTGCCGGCTTCACGCTCGTCGAGTCGTTGCGCGGTCTCGGCATCATCGACCTGAGCGAGACCGGCTGGTTCCACGCGTACCGCATCGTGCTCACGCCGTTTGCCGTGGCGGTGCTCATCGGCATCCTGTTCTTGCTGGGCCGCAGGGTCATCGTTCGTCCGCCTGCGCTGGGACGGACCGTCTCGAAAGAGTCGGTTCTGATCGGCCTCTTCATTGCCGCGTTGATGGCGACCTTCTTGCTCGATCTCCGGCTGGAGGGCGTCGAGGCGCGCGTGAACTGGTGGGCGCACATGGTGGTCATTCTCGCGTTCCTCGTCTTGATTCCAGACTCGAAGCACCTGCATCTGATCCTGTCGCCGATCACGGTGTTCCTGAAGTCGCCCGTACTTGGGGACGTGCCGAACCTGGATTTCGAACGTGAGGAAGTCGGGTTCGAGGCGGTGAAGGATCTCCCGGCCAAGCAGCGGCTCGACGCGTTCACCTGCGTCGAGTGCGGCCGCTGCCAGGAGGCCTGCCCCGCGTTCGCGACCGGGAAGCTACTGAATCCCAAGAAGCTGATCCTCGATGCCGAGCGTGCAATGCTCGCGGGTCGCCTCGACGCGAAGCTCGTCGACCTGTTCGACGAGAACGTGCTGTGGCAGTGTACGACGTGCGGTGCGTGCGAGAGCCAGTGCCCGGTGGGCATCGAGCACCTGCCGCTGATTATCGGCGCGCGACGCGGGCTGGTCTCCAATGGTGAGGCGCCAGGCTACCTGGGGCCGGTCTTCAACGGCCTCGAACGGCGCGGGAACATCTGGGGCCTGACCTATGATCAGCGCGACAAGTTCCTCGCATCGACGGGCGTCGAGACGTTCGACCCCGCCCGTCACACGTATCTGGTGTGGCTTGGGTGCGCCGGCGCATTCGAAGCGGACTATCAAAAGGCGCTGCGCGCGCTGTTCGAGCTGTTGCGCGCACACGGCGCCACGTTTGGTGTCCTGGCCAAGGAGCGCTGCAACGGCGACCCGGCAAAGCGTACCGGCAACGAGTACATGTTCCAGGAGCTCGCGACCCAGAACGTCGAGGAGCTGCAACGCGCCGGCGCCACGAAGATCGTCACATCCTGTCCCCATTGCCTCAAGACGCTGGGCGAGGACTACCGTGCGTTTGGCTTCAACGCGGAGGTGGTGCACTCGGCCGTGCTCATGGCGGAGCTGACGCGGGGCGTGCAGCTGGCGACCGACGATGAGGTCACGTTCCACGATCCGTGCTACTTGGGACGTTACGGCGGACACACCGAGGAGCCGCGTGCCCTACTGCAGCGTGTGGGAGCCAAGGTCAGAGAGCCTGTCCGCAGCCGCGACAACCCGTTCTGCTGTGGCGCTGGAGGCGGTCTGCTGTTCGAGGAGCAGGAGCCAGGCAAGCGCATCAGCCAGGAGCGGCTCGAGCAGCTGCAGGCGACAGGGGCGGGAACCGTGGTGATGGCCTGCCCGTTCTGCTCGATCATGTTGAAGGGAGCACGAGCCAGCGCGCAAGCGTCGACCGAGATGGTCGATCTCATGAGCTATGTGAATGGCAAACTCAGGGATCAAGGGGTCAAGGGACCCAGGGATCGAGGGTAA
- the rpsT gene encoding 30S ribosomal protein S20, which produces MANHSSALKAHRQNLKRRQRNRVHRSRLRTSLKAIHKALAAGNAEEVKQSLGPTTSIVDKMASKGIIHANAAARYKSRLVKRLSALQA; this is translated from the coding sequence GTGGCAAATCACTCATCGGCCCTCAAGGCCCACCGCCAGAATCTGAAGCGACGACAGCGAAACCGCGTCCACCGCTCGCGGCTGCGCACATCGCTCAAAGCCATTCACAAGGCGCTTGCCGCGGGCAACGCCGAGGAGGTCAAACAGAGCTTGGGCCCGACCACCTCAATCGTCGACAAGATGGCCAGCAAGGGCATCATTCACGCCAACGCCGCCGCTCGCTACAAGTCGCGGCTCGTGAAGCGGCTCAGCGCGCTCCAGGCGTAG
- a CDS encoding leucine--tRNA ligase, which produces MVADYIPHELDRKWQQRWQETGVFEVTEDPSKPKFYCLEMFAYPSGAAHVGHVRNYMIGDAVARLKRMQGANVLHPFGWDAFGMPAENAAIQRGVHPESWTRENIAHMKGQLQRLGISYAWGREIATCDPEYYRWNQWLFTRMFERGLAYRRRATVNWCPNDATVLANEQVIDGTCWRCGATVTTRELDQWFLRTTAYAQELLDGLERLTDWPERVATMQRNWIGRSEGVQARFPLCDTQGRPVERSIEVFTTRIDTICGATFVVLAPEHELVEQFASESPQPAAFRAEAGRFRTQDRIARLSGEIEKEGFDTGRTATNPFTGQPVPIWVANFVIGGYGTGAIMAVPAHDQRDLEFARKYSLPVKVVVQPRGDDPLVAETMPEAYTAPGVMVDSGEFTGLDSDEAWTRMADHAEARGIGQRAVQFRLKDWGVSRQRYWGTPIPIVHCSRCGLVPVPDDQLPVVLPRLVEFTGRGQSPLAQMPEFLNVKCPACGGDATRETDTMDTFVDSSWYFYRFCDPRNDNVPFDPAKARYWTPVDFYSGGVEHAILHLIYSRFFCRVFRDLGMLEHDEPFSRLLTQGMVLKDGLVMSKSKGNVVDPDEMVGRYGADALRLYVMFVAPPEKEVEWTDAGLEGSFRFLARVWRLVDPLSRVLLDLPTRELEPAALEPAERQLWRKTHHTIQRVTEDLYPRVHLNTAISALRELVNGIYTFSDQAAVWSPVRRGDEAVATLPARPETLIVLREAVDALVRMLSIFAPHTAEELWERLGHEGGLAAAAWPVLNADAARAEEIVVPVQVNGKVRSRITVPADSSEKHLEEAALADPAVQARVAGKSLQKVIVAKGKLVSLVVK; this is translated from the coding sequence ATCGTGGCTGACTACATACCGCACGAGCTCGATCGAAAATGGCAACAGCGCTGGCAAGAGACTGGCGTGTTCGAGGTGACCGAGGATCCCTCGAAGCCGAAGTTCTATTGCCTCGAGATGTTCGCATACCCGTCTGGGGCTGCGCACGTCGGGCACGTGCGCAACTACATGATTGGCGACGCGGTGGCCCGCCTGAAGCGGATGCAGGGGGCGAACGTCTTGCATCCGTTCGGCTGGGATGCGTTCGGTATGCCTGCGGAAAATGCCGCCATTCAACGCGGCGTGCACCCGGAGAGCTGGACACGCGAGAACATCGCGCACATGAAGGGACAGCTCCAGCGCCTCGGCATCAGCTACGCGTGGGGGCGAGAGATCGCGACCTGCGATCCGGAGTATTACCGCTGGAACCAGTGGCTGTTCACCCGAATGTTCGAGCGCGGTTTGGCCTATCGCCGGCGCGCGACCGTCAACTGGTGTCCGAACGATGCCACGGTGTTGGCCAACGAGCAGGTCATTGACGGCACCTGTTGGCGTTGTGGGGCCACCGTCACGACGCGCGAGTTGGACCAGTGGTTCCTTCGAACTACGGCGTACGCGCAGGAGCTGCTCGATGGTCTCGAGCGTCTCACCGATTGGCCCGAGCGGGTCGCCACGATGCAGCGGAACTGGATCGGCCGATCGGAAGGCGTTCAGGCGAGGTTCCCGCTGTGCGACACACAGGGGCGTCCGGTCGAGCGCTCAATCGAGGTGTTCACGACGCGCATCGACACGATTTGTGGCGCAACCTTCGTCGTGCTCGCGCCGGAGCACGAGCTGGTGGAGCAGTTCGCCAGCGAGTCACCGCAGCCGGCGGCGTTCAGGGCCGAGGCGGGGCGCTTTCGCACGCAGGATCGCATCGCGCGGCTCTCGGGCGAGATCGAGAAGGAAGGCTTCGACACGGGCCGCACGGCAACGAACCCGTTCACGGGACAGCCGGTGCCGATCTGGGTGGCCAACTTCGTGATCGGCGGCTATGGCACGGGAGCCATCATGGCCGTGCCCGCGCACGATCAGCGCGATCTCGAGTTTGCACGGAAATACAGCCTGCCGGTCAAGGTCGTTGTACAGCCACGGGGCGACGACCCGCTCGTCGCCGAGACCATGCCCGAGGCCTACACGGCGCCGGGCGTGATGGTGGACTCGGGCGAGTTCACAGGGCTCGACTCGGACGAGGCGTGGACGCGGATGGCCGACCATGCCGAGGCGCGTGGCATTGGGCAGCGGGCCGTCCAATTCCGGCTCAAGGACTGGGGCGTCTCACGCCAGCGGTACTGGGGGACCCCCATCCCAATCGTGCACTGTTCTCGGTGCGGGCTCGTCCCGGTGCCGGACGACCAGCTGCCGGTCGTATTGCCTCGGCTGGTCGAGTTCACCGGCCGGGGCCAGTCGCCGCTCGCGCAGATGCCGGAGTTCCTCAACGTGAAGTGTCCGGCATGTGGAGGCGACGCGACACGCGAGACGGACACGATGGACACGTTCGTGGACTCATCGTGGTACTTCTACCGGTTCTGCGACCCGCGCAACGACAATGTACCCTTCGACCCCGCAAAGGCCCGCTATTGGACACCAGTCGATTTCTACAGCGGTGGCGTCGAGCATGCGATCCTCCATCTGATCTACTCTCGGTTCTTCTGCCGGGTATTTCGTGACCTCGGCATGCTGGAGCACGACGAGCCGTTTTCACGCCTGCTGACACAGGGCATGGTGCTCAAAGATGGCCTCGTCATGTCCAAGTCGAAGGGCAACGTCGTCGATCCGGACGAGATGGTCGGCCGATATGGTGCGGATGCCTTGCGCCTCTACGTGATGTTTGTCGCGCCGCCGGAGAAGGAGGTGGAGTGGACCGACGCCGGGCTCGAAGGGAGCTTTCGCTTTCTGGCGCGCGTCTGGCGCCTGGTCGATCCGCTCAGTCGCGTGCTTCTCGACCTACCCACCCGTGAGCTCGAGCCTGCAGCGCTCGAGCCTGCCGAGCGCCAGCTTTGGCGCAAGACACACCACACCATCCAGCGGGTTACCGAAGATCTGTATCCGCGTGTTCATCTCAATACCGCAATCTCGGCACTGAGGGAGCTGGTGAACGGGATCTACACTTTCTCTGATCAGGCAGCGGTGTGGTCGCCAGTCCGGCGCGGTGACGAGGCGGTGGCCACGCTGCCCGCGCGGCCCGAGACGCTCATCGTGCTCAGAGAGGCGGTTGACGCGCTCGTGCGCATGCTCTCCATCTTTGCCCCACACACGGCAGAGGAGCTGTGGGAGCGGCTCGGCCACGAAGGCGGCTTGGCGGCCGCCGCTTGGCCGGTCCTGAACGCTGATGCCGCCAGGGCCGAGGAGATTGTCGTGCCGGTGCAGGTGAACGGCAAGGTCCGCAGTCGCATTACCGTGCCGGCGGATAGCTCCGAGAAGCATCTCGAGGAGGCCGCACTGGCGGATCCTGCTGTGCAAGCCAGGGTCGCCGGCAAGAGCCTCCAAAAAGTCATCGTCGCCAAAGGCAAGCTGGTGAGCCTCGTCGTCAAATAG